In one Curtobacterium citreum genomic region, the following are encoded:
- a CDS encoding response regulator transcription factor, whose translation MAKILVVEDDPEMGTLVERGLTDEGHDVTLVRDGNAALGQALGEDFDAAAIDVMLPEMSGFEVCRRLRELGKDLPVVLVTARDAVDDRVFGLDSGADDYLTKPFAIAELNARLRAHLRRRAAGTPTVAQAGTVRLDTVAVRATVRGRDLPLSVKEFSLLRFLIQGSPEPRSRSAVLEEVWGSSEHFDPTIVDQYVSYVRKKLAAADADVAIRTVRGVGYALDVHHP comes from the coding sequence ATGGCGAAGATCCTGGTGGTCGAGGACGACCCCGAGATGGGCACCCTCGTCGAACGCGGCCTCACCGACGAGGGCCACGACGTCACCCTGGTCCGCGACGGCAACGCCGCCCTCGGCCAGGCGCTCGGCGAGGACTTCGACGCCGCCGCGATCGACGTCATGCTCCCCGAGATGAGCGGCTTCGAGGTCTGCCGACGACTCCGCGAGCTCGGCAAGGATCTGCCCGTCGTGCTCGTCACCGCCCGCGACGCCGTCGACGACCGCGTCTTCGGGCTCGACTCCGGTGCGGACGACTACCTCACCAAGCCGTTCGCCATCGCCGAGCTCAACGCCCGCCTCCGAGCCCACCTGCGCCGCCGCGCCGCCGGCACCCCCACCGTGGCGCAGGCCGGCACCGTCCGGCTCGACACCGTCGCCGTGCGTGCCACCGTGCGCGGCCGCGACCTGCCCCTCAGCGTCAAGGAGTTCTCCCTGCTCCGGTTCCTCATCCAGGGCAGCCCGGAACCCCGGAGCCGCTCGGCCGTGCTCGAGGAGGTCTGGGGGAGCTCCGAGCACTTCGACCCGACGATCGTCGACCAGTACGTCAGCTACGTCCGCAAGAAGCTCGCCGCCGCCGACGCGGACGTCGCCATCCGCACGGTGCGCGGTGTCGGCTACGCCCTGGACGTGCACCACCCGTGA
- a CDS encoding ATP-binding protein, translating to MRRWLLRRSIRTRITLGSVAVGLVVLSAASVALHHQVRTATEDTDRSLAASDLAPFVQDLRQNPDELPDEPTRGVLVGIRADGRWVVDTLPRGVREALPTTAGTSGPTDGRPQDDGDGDQDRDGGRDGSGDEDGDRVATREVRADGRTYVVAGQQVGDTVVWAARDTRPGQETIRRVDRSLVVGTLLAVAAFAGTAWVLTGLALRPVARMRRRAEDLGDGGADGHLPVGPAEDELAALARTLNRFVDRQHENAARERRMVSDAAHELRTPLAALTARLELAHRHSGDAPALEGDLTAAERDAARLSALAASLLELSRLDDGADEHVTSTADELVSELMASVDRARALPEAVTTEVDFVTAVPDGDARYAIGRSAFARVVDNLTANALAAATGGSVQVDLAQRDDELVLRVLDDGPGVPDAFLPHAFERFARADASRNSALGGSGLGLALVRGTAERAGGSATLRNRKTGGAEAEVRLPRR from the coding sequence GTGAGGCGCTGGCTCCTCCGCCGCAGCATCCGGACGCGCATCACCCTGGGCAGCGTCGCGGTCGGCCTCGTCGTCCTGTCCGCCGCCTCCGTCGCGCTGCACCACCAGGTCCGGACCGCCACCGAGGACACCGACCGCTCGCTCGCCGCGAGCGACCTCGCACCGTTCGTCCAGGACCTCCGGCAGAACCCGGACGAACTCCCCGACGAACCCACACGCGGCGTGCTGGTCGGCATCCGAGCCGACGGCCGCTGGGTGGTCGACACGCTCCCGCGGGGCGTCCGGGAGGCACTGCCCACCACCGCGGGCACGTCCGGTCCCACGGACGGCCGGCCCCAGGACGACGGGGACGGCGACCAGGACCGGGACGGCGGACGGGACGGCAGTGGAGACGAGGACGGGGACCGCGTGGCGACCCGCGAGGTCCGCGCCGACGGCCGCACGTACGTCGTCGCCGGGCAGCAGGTCGGTGACACGGTCGTCTGGGCGGCACGGGACACCCGCCCCGGGCAGGAGACCATCCGCCGAGTCGACCGCTCACTCGTCGTCGGCACCCTGCTCGCCGTCGCCGCGTTCGCCGGCACCGCCTGGGTCCTCACCGGGCTCGCCCTCCGTCCGGTCGCCCGGATGCGCCGCCGCGCCGAAGACCTCGGCGACGGGGGAGCGGACGGACACCTGCCCGTCGGACCCGCCGAGGACGAACTCGCCGCCCTCGCCCGGACCCTCAACCGCTTCGTCGACCGGCAGCACGAGAACGCCGCCCGGGAACGCCGCATGGTCTCCGATGCCGCCCACGAGCTCCGCACACCGCTCGCCGCCCTCACCGCGCGACTCGAGCTCGCCCACCGGCACAGCGGGGACGCGCCCGCCCTCGAGGGCGACCTGACCGCCGCCGAACGCGACGCCGCCCGACTGTCGGCGCTCGCCGCGTCGCTCCTCGAGCTCAGCCGGCTCGACGACGGGGCCGACGAGCACGTGACCTCGACGGCGGACGAGCTGGTCTCCGAGCTGATGGCGTCCGTCGACCGCGCCCGCGCCCTGCCCGAGGCGGTCACCACCGAGGTCGACTTCGTCACCGCGGTGCCGGACGGCGACGCCCGGTACGCCATCGGTCGGTCGGCGTTCGCCCGGGTGGTCGACAACCTCACCGCGAACGCCCTCGCCGCGGCGACGGGCGGCTCGGTGCAGGTCGACCTCGCGCAGCGCGACGACGAGCTCGTGCTCCGGGTGCTCGACGACGGACCCGGTGTGCCGGACGCGTTCCTGCCGCACGCCTTCGAGCGGTTCGCCCGGGCGGACGCGTCGCGGAACAGCGCCCTGGGCGGCAGCGGTCTCGGGCTCGCGCTCGTCCGGGGCACCGCCGAGCGCGCCGGCGGCTCGGCGACGCTGCGCAACCGGAAGACCGGCGGTGCCGAGGCCGAGGTGCGGCTGCCGCGGCGCTGA